A window from Triticum aestivum cultivar Chinese Spring chromosome 6D, IWGSC CS RefSeq v2.1, whole genome shotgun sequence encodes these proteins:
- the LOC123141395 gene encoding UDP-glycosyltransferase 73E1-like, which translates to MSASTMAPTQQALAAAATSQPPHFVLVPLAAHGHLIPMVDLARLLASRGARVSLLTTPLNARRLRDGGVADKAARAKLLLEVIELPYSPADYGLPPDCQNADMIANNAQMLPFFLALRELARPFDAYVRALVPRPSCIISDWCNSWTAGVATCLGIPRLFFQGPSCFFSLCDLNATAHGLHERIANAEDCEPHVVPGMSVSVKVGNGRPHGFFTSPGCKELRHDAVAAMRTSQGVVINTFLDLEEKSVACYEAALGKPVWTLGPFCLHNRDGEDMASRGGNKSGVSERAIVAWLDKQAPESVVYVSFGSVARKLPKQQFEIGHGLEHSGRPFLWVVKESELASPEARMWLESLQARTSGRGLVVRGWAPQLAVLSHRSVGGFVTHCGWNSVLESIAHGVPVLTWPHFADQFLNEQLAVDVLGVGLRIGVMAPVMILNDDAAAPVLRGDIARAVSELMQGGEEAEERRRKAKEYGAKARKAMEKGGDSYERLTHLIESFRHVEAKYMNIAAG; encoded by the coding sequence ATGAGTGCGTCCACAATGGCGCCAACCCAGCAGGCACTCGCCGCTGCAGCGACGTCACAGCCGCCGCACTTCGTCTTGGTCCCTCTCGCGGCGCACGGCCATCTCATCCCGATGGTCGACCTCGCGCGCCTCCTCGCGTCCCGTGGCGCGCGCGTGAGCCTGCTCACCACGCCCCTGAATGCCAGGCGGCTGCGCGACGGCGGCGTCGCCGACAAGGCCGCTCGCGCGAAGCTCCTGCTGGAGGTCATCGAGCTCCCGTACTCGCCGGCCGACTACGGCCTGCCACCGGACTGCCAGAACGCCGACATGATCGCCAACAACGCCCAGATGCTCCCCTTCTTTCTCGCCCTGCGCGAGCTTGCTCGGCCGTTCGACGCCTACGTGCGCGCGCTGGTGCCGCGCCCGAGCTGCATCATCTCCGACTGGTGTAACTCGTGGACAGCCGGCGTCGCCACTTGCCTCGGCATCCCGCGGCTGTTCTTCCAAGGGCCGTCCTGCTTCTTCTCGCTCTGTGACCTCAACGCCACCGCGCACGGGCTGCACGAGCGGATAGCCAACGCCGAAGACTGCGAGCCGCACGTCGTGCCCGGCATGTCGGTGTCCGTAAAGGTGGGCAACGGCAGGCCCCACGGCTTCTTCACCTCACCGGGGTGCAAGGAGCTGCGTCACGACGCCGTCGCGGCCATGCGTACGTCCCAGGGTGTGGTGATCAACACCTTCCTGGACCTCGAAGAAAAGTCCGTGGCGTGCTACGAGGCTGCTCTCGGCAAGCCCGTGTGGACGCTCGGCCCGTTCTGCCTGCACAACCGTGACGGCGAGGACATGGCGTCGCGCGGTGGCAACAAGAGCGGCGTCAGCGAGAGGGCGATCGTCGCGTGGCTGGACAAGCAAGCGCCGGAGTCCGTCGTATATGTCAGCTTCGGCAGCGTCGCACGGAAGCTCCCCAAGCAGCAGTTCGAGATCGGCCACGGCCTGGAGCACAGCGGCAGGCCTTTTCTCTGGGTCGTGAAGGAGTCCGAGCTGGCCTCGCCGGAGGCTCGTATGTGGCTAGAGAGCCTGCAGGCGCGCACGTCGGGGCGGGGTCTCGTGGTGCGCGGCTGGGCGCCGCAGCTCGCCGTCCTGTCCCACCGCTCCGTGGGGGGATTCGTCACGCACTGCGGCTGGAACTCGGTGCTGGAGTCCATCGCGCACGGCGTGCCGGTCTTGACGTGGCCGCACTTTGCCGATCAGTTCCTGAACGAGCAGCTGGCTGTGGACGTGCTCGGGGTCGGCCTCCGGATCGGCGTCATGGCGCCCGTGATGATCCTGAACGACGACGCGGCCGCGCCGGTGCTGCGTGGCGACATCGCACGCGCGGTGTCAGAGCTCATGCAGGGCGGGGAGGAGGccgaagagaggaggaggaaggccAAGGAGTACGGCGCGAAAGCTCGGAAGGCCATGGAGAAAGGAGGCGATTCGTACGAAAGGCTTACGCATCTCATCGAAAGCTTCAGGCACGTGGAGGCAAAGTACATGAACATTGCAGCGGGGTGA